In Leishmania mexicana MHOM/GT/2001/U1103 complete genome, chromosome 20, one genomic interval encodes:
- a CDS encoding putative tubulin-tyrosine ligase translates to MPPSVVLDPSSTTTSADENAGLTSTGVYLVDSPYKRRHPTIAFVPYDKPAAGDERNHSGEEAGGGTTVMHAGVLVQPHGLPLGVADGVLGGSGGSDPAASLLGDAQSQRRVVARAPAGPYSRLSYIMDESCTPFTALLATLRAAGFTRVSGRAALLHKTHSLLWVKRLLPSMVDQLLQRQPGAYRKVNHFPGTHALGRKDKLCMLLRRAGLRWQASGEVSSALGGACTTNTAAARAAAWASLTPESWLLPQEAKACVRAIRQPCPSAAAAPLFIVKPTNQAGGQGIFLICGGSEAGVASLTATVGGLGGGHGNTSREEAIPVSATALSMSSPGSAPRRRTLTESFSRGGAVHATVIDAPAAETGRSQYVVQRYIANPFLLEGRKFDLRLYVVATSYDPVRLYLYREGLVRIASSPYTRTVATASAAVTALADVSDLKAHLTNFTVNKNASPVPAAAGDAGAATSGQDTKWSLSSLEAYVASMGYDWPGTLQRIHELLRLVFLSVTPEVRAALRMSSRCRINSADSNAARSLPSSSAVSSHATVNGTSPFFEIFGVDVLLVNDDSEDSSLHDSPAVSASASTLRPVLLEVNIMPSLSTHYSLFDQRIKANFIADALTLVGLMPPPSKVASSAAAVQETAEGQRCGYNDTFLDRLSDSEVLNVCLATEEEHRRADNFTRLLPTRDSASKYRALMEVSEGDGTSTPTPSRLDAVLSVWLASSS, encoded by the coding sequence ATGCCGCCAAGTGTCGTGCTAGACCCCTCGTCCACAACCACATCAGCGGACGAGAACGCCGGCCTCACCTCGACGGGTGTGTACCTCGTCGACTCCCCGTACAAGCGGCGTCACCCAACCATCGCGTTTGTGCCGTACGACAAGCCGGCTGCAGGCGATGAGCGCAATCACAGCGGCGAGGAAGCAGGGGGCGGCACCACAGTAATGCACGCCGGTGTCCTGGTTCAACCACACGGGCTTCCACTCGGCGTCGCGGACGGTGTACTTGGTGGGAGCGGAGGAAGCGACCCAGCGGCCTCCTTGCTGGGTGATGCGCAGTCGCAGCGTCGCGTCGTCGCCCGTGCCCCCGCGGGTCCCTACAGCAGGTTGAGCTACATCATGGACGAGAGCTGCACCCCCTTCACGGCACTGCTCGCTACCCTTCGCGCGGCCGGCTTCACCCGTGTCTCGGGCcgcgcggcgctcctccACAAAACCCATTCGCTTCTCTGGGTGAAGCGCCTCCTGCCGAGCATGGTGGATCAGCTACTGCAGCGTCAGCCAGGTGCTTATCGAAAGGTGAACCACTTCCCCGGCACCCACGCACTCGGGCGAAAAGACAAGCTTTGCATGCTGCTGAGACGTGCTGGACTGCGTTGGCAAGCGAGTGGCGAGGTGTCATCGGCGCTAGGTGGTGCGTGCACGACgaacacagcagcagcgcgcgcggcggcgtgggcgtcCCTGACCCCTGAGAGCTGGCTTCTTCCGCAAGAAGcgaaggcgtgcgtgcgtgcgatcCGGCAGCCGTGCCCttccgcggcagccgcgccactCTTTATCGTGAAGCCGACGAACCAAGCAGGTGGCCAGGGCATCTTCCTAATATGTGGCGGCAGTGAGGCAGGGGTGGCGTCGCTGACGGCTACTGTCGGCGggcttggcggcggccacggcaaCACCTCCCGCGAGGAGGCCATCCCTGTTTCCGCCACCGCGCTCTCCATGTCATCGCCGGGCTCCGCCCCTCGCCGAAGAACGCTCACTGAATCATTCTCCAGAGGTGGCGCGGTCCATGCCACCGTTATAGACGCCCCTGCCGCCGAGACGGGGAGGAGCCAGTACGTAGTACAGCGATACATAGCAAACCCCTTTTTGCTGGAAGGCCGCAAGTTTGACCTGCGGCTGTACGTCGTCGCGACCTCCTACGATCCTGTGCGGTTGTACCTCTACCGGGAAGGGCTCGTGCGCATCGCATCCTCGCCGTACACCCGCACTGTTGCAAcagcctcggcggcggtgacggcacTTGCCGATGTGTCCGACTTGAAAGCACACTTGACGAACTTCACCGTGAACAAGAATGCCTCTCCAGttccggcggcggcgggtgacgcaggcgctgccACCAGCGGACAGGACACGAAATGGTCGCTGAGCAGCCTGGAAGCTTATGTTGCCTCGATGGGCTATGACTGGCCCGGTACATTGCAGCGCATTCACGAACTGCTGCGGCTTGTCTTTCTCTCCGTCACACCCGAAGTCCGAGCAGCGTTGCGCATGTCGTCGAGGTGCCGGATAAATAGCGCTGACAGCAACGCAGCgcggtcgctgccgtcgtcgtctgcagTGTCGTCGCACGCGACCGTCAATGGCACATCGCCTTTCTTCGAGATCTTTGGCGTGGACGTGCTCCTCGTCAATGACGACAGCGAGGACAGCTCCCTCCACGACTCGCCAGCCGTGTCGGCAAGCGCCAGCACGTTGCGGCCCGTGCTTCTCGAGGTCAACATTATGCCCTCTCTCAGCACGCACTACTCGCTCTTCGATCAGCGCATCAAAGCGAACTTTATCGCCGACGCGCTGACGTTGGTGGGCCTGATGCCACCACCGTCAAAGGTGGcttcctccgctgctgcggtccAGGAAACTGCGGAGGGTCAACGGTGCGGTTACAACGACACCTTCCTCGACAGATTAAGCGACAGCGAAGTCCTGAACGTGTGTCTCGCCACGGAAGAGGAACACCGACGTGCCGACAACTTCACACGTCTCCTGCCAACACGCGACTCCGCCAGCAAGTACAGGGCCTTGATGGAGGTGTCAGAGGGGGACGGGACGTCGACACCGACGCCGTCCCGCCTCGATGCAGTGCTGAGTGTTTGGCTGGCGTCTTCGTCGTGA